From a single Lolium rigidum isolate FL_2022 chromosome 7, APGP_CSIRO_Lrig_0.1, whole genome shotgun sequence genomic region:
- the LOC124679331 gene encoding probable cysteine protease RD19D, whose protein sequence is MAARLVHLLLALAYVTSPSGAGASGYDVIRQVTDTGYGAGLPGLLPEAQFAAFVRRHGKEYSGPEEYARRLRVFAANVARAAAHQALDPGARHGVTPFSDLTQEEFEARLTGLVGADHDMRSVQGMPAAAPATEEEVAALPASFDWRDKGAVTEVKMQGVCGSCWAFSTTGAVEGANFVATGKLLNLSEQQLVDCDHTCDVVAKNDCNNGCSGGLMTNAYAYLMKAGGLMEQAAYPYTGAQGPCRFDGSKVAVRVTNFTTVPLDEDQMRAALVRGGPLAVGLNAAFMQTYVGGVSCPLICPRAMLNHGVLLVGYGARGFSALRLGYRPYWLIKNSWGEQWGEGGYYKLCRGRNVCGVDSMVSAVAVAP, encoded by the exons ATGGCCGCGCGGCTTGTCCATCTCCTTCTAGCGCTCGCCTACGTGACGTCGCCCAGCGGCGCCGGTGCTTCCGGCTACGACGTCATCCGCCAGGTGACGGACACCGGCTACGGCGCTGGACTTCCCGGGCTGCTCCCGGAGGCACAGTTCGCGGCGTTCGTGCGGCGGCACGGCAAGGAGTACTCCGGCCCGGAGGAGTACGCGCGCAGGCTGCGCGTGTTCGCGGCGAAcgtggcccgcgccgccgcccaccaggCGCTCGACCCCGGCGCACGCCACGGCGTCACGCCCTTCTCCGACCTCACCCAGGAGGAGTTCGAGGCGCGACTCACGGGCCTCGTCGGCGCCGACCACGACATGCGCAGCGTGCAGGGGATGCCGGCCGCGGCGCCGGCGACGGAAGAGGAGGTGGCCGCGCTGCCCGCCAGCTTCGACTGGCGCGACAAGGGCGCCGTCACTGAGGTCAAGATGCAG GGTGTGTGCGGCTCGTGCTGGGCTTTCAGCACGACCGGCGCGGTGGAGGGCGCCAATTTCGTCGCCACGGGGAAGCTCCTCAACCTCAGCGAGCAGCAGCTGGTCGACTGCGACCACACG TGTGACGTGGTGGCGAAGAACGACTGCAACAACGGCTGCTCCGGCGGGCTGATGACGAACGCGTACGCGTACCTGATGAAGGCCGGCGGGCTGATGGAGCAGGCCGCGTACCCGTACACGGGCGCGCAGGGGCCGTGCCGGTTCGACGGGAGCAAGGTCGCCGTCCGCGTCACCAACTTCACGACGGTGCCCCTCGACGAGGACCAGATGCGGGCGGCGCTCGTCCGCGGCGGGCCCCTCGCCGTGGGCCTCAACGCAGCCTTCATGCAGACGTACGTCGGCGGCGTGTCCTGCCCGCTCATCTGCCCGCGGGCGATGTTGAACCACGGCGTGCTCCTCGTCGGCTACGGCGCCCGCGGCTTCTCGGCGCTGCGGCTCGGTTACCGCCCCTACTGGCTCATCAAGAACTCGTGGGGGGAGCAGTGGGGCGAGGGAGGCTACTACAAACTCTGCCGCGGCCGCAACGTCTGCGGCGTCGACAGCATGGTCTCTGCCGTCGCCGTTGCGCCGTGA